A region from the Leptospira dzoumogneensis genome encodes:
- a CDS encoding LptF/LptG family permease, with protein sequence MKKSSRASGGDSSPKKKKSEAVHRTDTTGFGTEAAGKVAAGKDLRSVRVHNVSDLPPGFFVHTDRERFWRWLPILDRYILSEIIPSFLVALLFFTSIYMAIALKSMIGLFVGKGVDPFRLLDYFGYLLGNILPTTAPLACLMSGVMAAGRLSGDSEITAIRSAGIGFSRIYVVFVGFGVFLAAIVAFLCFYLSPINTRKMTEFNKWVLAYNPLLALTPGQFAGDQVQNAGSEKAIAMYTEGVNAKTGELSGVQIREWTVFIPQNQDPFLLSVGAASRPIQLGESYITQIISAKKGTLVEKKGPDGEFEKSIRLKDAWILEWDRAKQQFSVGDLRKGEMDYNIPKTEEKKSLVINVDPGSFTLWTLIDIRDNIKAGRLEKIPGLEILQEMGIPSDGSENLKDRVLRLQFELPKIMEDPTISDAQKSQSVTIVLQLTTLLKEAKKRVSQFDVEIQRRYVIPVSCIIFSLVSLPLGLVVKRSGKGMSFTMAVVLIIVYWALFTFGSNISENSKFPVWIGPWSGNIAISIIGSVVMLKRTDMRFPPAVVNFFQILAKFFSPIARVFARIQGPLSSLKTKLTEGLKKLSLWRNRENRY encoded by the coding sequence GTGAAGAAGAGCTCCCGTGCTTCGGGAGGCGATTCCTCTCCTAAGAAAAAAAAGTCCGAGGCGGTGCATCGGACTGATACGACGGGTTTTGGAACGGAAGCCGCCGGAAAAGTAGCGGCAGGAAAGGACTTACGTTCGGTAAGAGTGCATAACGTTTCGGACCTTCCTCCAGGTTTTTTTGTTCATACGGATAGAGAGAGGTTCTGGAGATGGCTTCCCATCTTGGATCGATACATTCTTTCCGAAATTATTCCTTCTTTTTTGGTCGCACTTTTATTTTTCACAAGTATCTATATGGCCATTGCACTTAAAAGTATGATCGGCCTTTTTGTGGGGAAGGGTGTGGACCCTTTCCGACTTTTGGATTATTTCGGATATCTATTGGGGAATATTCTCCCTACAACTGCACCTCTCGCTTGTTTGATGAGCGGTGTCATGGCAGCGGGAAGACTTTCCGGTGATTCAGAGATCACTGCAATTCGTTCTGCTGGAATTGGATTTTCCCGGATTTACGTAGTGTTCGTAGGATTCGGCGTATTCTTAGCCGCTATCGTTGCCTTCTTGTGCTTCTACCTTTCTCCCATCAATACTCGAAAAATGACCGAGTTCAATAAATGGGTTTTGGCTTATAATCCTCTTCTCGCGTTAACTCCTGGACAGTTTGCGGGAGACCAAGTGCAGAATGCGGGCTCCGAAAAAGCGATCGCGATGTATACGGAAGGCGTAAATGCAAAAACCGGAGAACTTTCCGGAGTTCAGATCCGAGAATGGACGGTGTTCATTCCACAAAACCAAGATCCATTTCTGCTTTCTGTGGGGGCCGCGAGTCGTCCTATTCAATTAGGAGAATCTTATATTACACAAATCATCTCCGCAAAAAAGGGAACATTGGTGGAGAAGAAGGGGCCTGACGGTGAATTCGAAAAATCCATTCGATTGAAAGATGCTTGGATCTTAGAATGGGACAGAGCCAAACAGCAATTTTCGGTCGGCGATCTTCGAAAAGGGGAGATGGATTATAATATTCCGAAAACCGAAGAGAAAAAAAGCCTAGTTATCAATGTGGATCCCGGTTCTTTCACTCTTTGGACACTGATCGATATCCGGGATAATATAAAAGCGGGAAGATTGGAAAAGATTCCAGGACTTGAAATTTTGCAAGAGATGGGAATTCCTTCGGATGGATCTGAAAATTTAAAAGACAGAGTTTTACGTTTACAATTTGAATTGCCGAAGATTATGGAGGATCCTACAATTTCGGATGCTCAGAAATCTCAAAGTGTTACTATCGTTCTTCAGCTGACTACTTTATTAAAAGAGGCCAAAAAAAGAGTCTCTCAATTCGATGTAGAGATCCAGAGAAGATACGTGATCCCTGTTTCCTGTATTATTTTTTCCTTAGTTTCCTTACCTTTAGGTCTTGTAGTAAAACGTTCCGGAAAAGGGATGAGTTTTACAATGGCGGTCGTCTTGATCATAGTGTATTGGGCGCTTTTCACATTCGGATCGAATATTTCTGAAAATTCAAAATTTCCGGTTTGGATAGGACCTTGGAGTGGGAACATTGCGATTTCGATCATTGGTTCGGTTGTTATGTTAAAACGAACCGATATGCGTTTTCCGCCAGCTGTAGTAAATTTCTTTCAAATCCTTGCTAAGTTCTTTTCCCCAATTGCCCGTGTTTTTGCCCGGATACAAGGACCCCTTTCTTCCCTAAAAACAAAATTGACAGAGGGACTCAAAAAATTATCCTTATGGAGAAATCGAGAAAATCGATACTGA
- a CDS encoding FcpA-related putative periplasmic flagellar protein has product MKLVKLSCLRSLFLFALFASSSYLFSQEDPHDRPKKLEILIPESAKEGPWSDDPNEFKDIDLLGDFSEGNSKQALEKTEEYFSAALDGFRKVSDGIKSKREKEEGKVLDSERFPWQRKSRLENAERVWNRELTKARLDSVKNLSLAMKNLDKIANPNIRKSESFLELQAGVYREFIKHQYALKNFNQSAEFLEKYISLDPKFNDEAEPHRILSHCYERLYLSAKKSGHPEGMDYYKDRRKKHGILYAEKAYGRNSYEFKKVLELFARE; this is encoded by the coding sequence ATGAAACTCGTTAAGCTTTCATGCTTAAGATCCTTGTTCTTATTCGCACTGTTCGCCTCGTCTTCCTATCTATTTTCCCAAGAAGATCCTCATGATCGCCCCAAAAAACTGGAGATCTTGATCCCAGAATCCGCAAAAGAAGGTCCTTGGAGCGACGATCCGAATGAATTTAAAGATATAGATCTATTAGGAGATTTTTCAGAAGGAAATTCCAAACAGGCTCTAGAAAAAACGGAAGAATACTTCTCCGCCGCCTTGGACGGTTTCAGAAAAGTTTCGGATGGTATTAAATCCAAAAGGGAAAAAGAAGAAGGTAAGGTTTTAGATTCGGAAAGATTCCCTTGGCAAAGAAAGAGCAGGTTGGAAAACGCAGAAAGAGTTTGGAACAGAGAATTAACCAAGGCAAGATTGGATTCGGTCAAAAATCTTTCTCTCGCAATGAAAAATCTGGATAAGATCGCAAATCCTAATATTAGAAAATCTGAATCTTTCCTCGAATTGCAGGCCGGAGTTTATAGGGAATTTATTAAGCACCAGTATGCTCTGAAAAACTTCAACCAGTCTGCGGAGTTCCTGGAAAAGTATATTTCCTTAGATCCTAAGTTTAACGACGAAGCGGAGCCTCATCGCATTTTATCTCACTGTTATGAAAGGCTTTATTTATCGGCTAAGAAGTCTGGCCATCCGGAAGGTATGGATTATTATAAAGATAGAAGAAAGAAACACGGGATCTTATACGCGGAAAAAGCCTACGGTAGGAACTCCTACGAATTCAAAAAAGTTTTGGAATTGTTTGCGAGAGAATGA
- a CDS encoding methylglyoxal synthase has translation MQGPEVPKTKRIVLIAHDNKKEDLVEWVQLHKDILSKHHLYATGTTGKIVHEKTDLPVHRFLSGPLGGDQQIGAKIVDGEIDVVIFFWDPLTAQPHDPDVKALLRIAVLYNIPIANNRRSADYLISSDLLATSYKKTTIDYNTGLPIY, from the coding sequence ATGCAAGGCCCCGAAGTCCCGAAAACGAAACGTATCGTGCTTATCGCACATGATAATAAAAAAGAAGATCTAGTGGAATGGGTGCAACTGCATAAGGATATACTTTCCAAACATCATCTTTATGCAACAGGGACCACCGGAAAGATCGTCCATGAAAAAACGGATCTGCCAGTTCATAGATTTTTATCCGGACCGCTCGGCGGGGACCAACAGATCGGCGCAAAGATCGTAGACGGGGAGATAGATGTGGTAATCTTCTTCTGGGATCCATTGACCGCTCAGCCTCATGATCCGGATGTTAAGGCGCTTTTGAGAATTGCAGTACTTTATAATATTCCAATAGCGAATAATAGAAGGTCCGCTGATTATTTGATCTCTTCCGACCTTCTTGCCACTTCTTATAAAAAAACCACAATTGATTATAATACGGGACTTCCTATCTATTGA
- the zigA gene encoding zinc metallochaperone GTPase ZigA, with translation MKQEKKLPTTVLSGFLGAGKTSVLNHVLKNREGLKVAVIVNDMSEINIDASIIKNGGADLVRTEEKLVEMSNGCICCTLREDLLLEIRRLASEKKFDYLLIESTGISEPLPIAETFTFSDEQGNSLSDFAELDTMVTVVDAYNFLKDYSSSEDLSDRNLALNESDDRNISDLLVDQIEFSDIILVNKTDLISEEELKKLLLILRKLNSRAKLFPISEGKVPVPKILNTGLFDFEKAAESPGWLQELRGNHKSETEEYGISSFVYKARRPFHPERFYQAIESEWDGVIRSKGFFWLATRMQWAGLWSQAGASCRTEIAGQWWSATDRSQWSGDIEFRKEIESIWEEPYGDRRQELVLIGQNLDKERMIQLLDSCLLTEKEYLAGPSKWKNFRDPFGSWE, from the coding sequence ATGAAACAGGAGAAAAAACTCCCTACCACCGTATTGTCCGGCTTTTTGGGCGCCGGTAAAACCTCGGTATTAAATCATGTGCTCAAAAATCGAGAGGGTCTTAAAGTCGCCGTGATAGTTAACGACATGAGCGAGATTAATATAGACGCCTCTATTATCAAAAACGGCGGAGCTGATTTAGTAAGAACGGAAGAAAAGTTAGTCGAAATGTCGAACGGATGTATCTGCTGCACCCTTCGTGAAGATCTTCTTCTGGAAATAAGACGTTTAGCTTCCGAAAAAAAATTCGATTATCTATTGATAGAATCTACCGGGATTTCCGAACCTCTCCCCATCGCAGAAACGTTCACATTCAGCGACGAACAAGGGAATAGCCTCTCCGACTTTGCAGAACTGGATACTATGGTAACGGTAGTTGATGCGTATAATTTTCTGAAGGATTATTCCTCTTCGGAAGACTTGTCGGATCGAAATTTAGCCTTGAATGAATCCGATGATAGAAATATCTCAGACCTTCTAGTAGACCAAATCGAATTTTCGGATATCATCCTAGTAAACAAGACGGATTTAATATCTGAAGAAGAGTTGAAAAAACTTCTTCTAATATTAAGAAAATTGAATTCAAGAGCTAAATTATTCCCGATATCGGAAGGAAAAGTCCCAGTTCCTAAGATCCTAAATACCGGTCTTTTCGATTTTGAAAAGGCTGCAGAAAGTCCGGGATGGCTACAGGAACTCAGGGGAAACCATAAATCGGAAACTGAAGAATACGGGATTTCGAGTTTCGTATACAAGGCAAGAAGGCCTTTTCATCCGGAAAGATTCTACCAAGCGATAGAATCCGAATGGGACGGAGTAATCCGCTCTAAAGGATTTTTCTGGTTGGCGACTCGTATGCAATGGGCCGGGCTCTGGTCTCAGGCGGGTGCATCTTGTAGAACAGAAATCGCAGGGCAATGGTGGTCGGCAACCGACAGATCACAATGGTCTGGTGACATTGAATTCAGAAAAGAGATCGAATCTATTTGGGAAGAACCTTACGGAGATAGAAGACAAGAATTAGTATTGATCGGCCAAAATTTGGACAAAGAGAGAATGATTCAATTACTCGATTCTTGCCTTCTTACGGAAAAGGAATATTTAGCCGGACCTTCTAAATGGAAAAACTTTAGGGATCCTTTCGGATCCTGGGAGTGA
- a CDS encoding TonB-dependent receptor has protein sequence MKSILYKFNLLPVFIGLFLPFSEVFSLDVNVRGIIKDSEGRPIAGAKLFLTENKFVSRSGKDGSFEFQHVSPGNYTLVASAPNYELKTERFEVKDLDKVLDIVLKPSLLEGVAINVTAKTLASDFLSTPQPTTVLEGRQLQRLRGQNVMSALENTPGTATLTTGAGTSKPVIRGLTGQRVLVMTDGVRQEEQQFGDDHTVDLDAFNIDKMEIVRGPGSVLYGSDALGGVINVIRSKAPTAKDGAPLLGGTISTNSFSNNKQDAGAISLFGYHKDTNFGYRVQTDTRKAGRITTPQGTLPNTGFHERNVNASLGTDGSWGNFYVDSFQRYQEQDLYDNPNESPGASAYQTVLHQKTHMHAFFILPFVNVELDAAYQRNNRREIEDKNRYMPIKDTLLDPSIDSFTKAASAYQVNKYDYKQGLNLSLDTTTADAKVHHKEWKGLKGTVGISGMQQRSNTIGTEPLIPGYGLSNIGIFLFEEWKLGDFSFSAGARTDKRSMDIRANSDLGNLEQTRNYSASTGSLGTVWRFAKDFSLALNAGRGFRAPTPFELFANGVHEGSGRFEIGKDSLRPETSLNYDASVRFANDKFQAELSVFRNKIDNYIYSVSAGAIDSDSGLPVYRYRQDAAKLEGGEFSFQAQATSWLVLTGGIDILRATIQKNIPPEIALNPGGTDPNSVYSDIKNKYLPRMTPNRARLGLRFTTNKLLGISKPYFSVNGTFVQSQYKVDKLETPTQGYNLYDIGFGGEIPGLTNGTESATFDVAVLNIFDKEYVNHLSRYKEYALNPGTNVTFKTTIPFTLISE, from the coding sequence ATGAAAAGTATTTTATATAAATTTAATTTATTACCTGTTTTTATAGGCTTATTTTTGCCTTTTTCGGAAGTTTTTTCCCTGGATGTGAACGTCAGAGGGATTATTAAAGATTCAGAAGGACGTCCAATTGCAGGCGCCAAACTATTCCTTACGGAGAACAAGTTCGTATCAAGATCCGGCAAAGACGGTAGTTTCGAATTTCAGCATGTTTCTCCAGGGAATTACACGTTAGTTGCGTCTGCTCCGAATTATGAATTAAAAACGGAGAGATTCGAAGTGAAGGACTTAGACAAGGTTTTGGATATCGTTTTAAAGCCTTCTCTATTAGAAGGTGTGGCAATCAATGTCACCGCCAAGACCTTAGCATCCGATTTTTTATCTACGCCGCAGCCCACTACGGTCTTAGAAGGAAGACAATTGCAAAGATTAAGAGGGCAGAACGTTATGTCTGCTCTGGAAAATACTCCAGGAACAGCGACCTTAACTACAGGTGCAGGAACTTCGAAACCGGTAATTCGAGGTTTGACTGGCCAAAGAGTTTTGGTAATGACCGACGGTGTAAGACAAGAAGAACAGCAGTTCGGAGACGATCATACTGTCGACTTAGATGCGTTTAATATAGATAAGATGGAAATTGTTAGAGGACCTGGATCCGTTCTTTATGGTTCCGATGCTTTAGGTGGTGTGATTAACGTGATCCGCTCCAAGGCTCCAACTGCGAAAGACGGGGCCCCTCTTTTAGGTGGGACAATTTCCACGAATAGTTTTTCGAATAATAAACAAGACGCAGGGGCCATCTCTCTCTTTGGTTATCATAAAGATACGAATTTCGGTTACAGAGTGCAAACTGATACCCGAAAGGCAGGAAGGATCACTACACCACAAGGAACTCTTCCCAATACTGGCTTTCATGAAAGAAACGTGAATGCTTCTTTGGGAACGGATGGTTCTTGGGGAAATTTCTATGTGGATTCTTTTCAAAGATACCAAGAACAGGACTTATACGATAATCCGAATGAATCTCCCGGTGCCAGTGCTTACCAAACCGTTCTTCATCAGAAAACCCATATGCATGCTTTTTTCATTCTTCCTTTTGTGAACGTGGAATTGGATGCCGCTTACCAAAGGAACAATCGTAGAGAGATTGAAGATAAGAATAGATACATGCCGATCAAGGATACTTTATTGGATCCTTCCATCGATTCTTTTACTAAGGCTGCTTCTGCCTATCAAGTGAATAAGTATGATTATAAACAGGGCCTAAATCTTTCCTTAGATACCACAACTGCGGATGCAAAAGTCCATCATAAAGAATGGAAGGGTCTCAAAGGTACTGTCGGGATCTCAGGCATGCAGCAAAGAAGTAATACGATCGGAACTGAACCATTGATCCCAGGTTATGGTTTAAGTAATATTGGAATTTTCTTATTCGAAGAATGGAAACTGGGCGACTTTAGCTTCTCCGCAGGTGCTAGAACTGATAAAAGAAGTATGGACATCAGGGCCAACTCGGATCTGGGGAATTTGGAACAAACCAGAAATTATTCAGCGAGTACAGGCAGCCTCGGAACTGTTTGGAGATTTGCAAAAGATTTCTCTTTAGCCTTGAATGCAGGTAGAGGTTTTAGGGCTCCGACTCCTTTCGAATTATTTGCCAATGGTGTTCATGAAGGAAGCGGTAGATTCGAGATCGGTAAAGATAGTCTAAGACCGGAAACTTCTTTGAATTATGATGCTTCTGTCCGTTTTGCTAACGATAAATTCCAAGCAGAGCTTAGTGTTTTTAGAAATAAGATAGATAATTATATTTATTCCGTAAGCGCAGGTGCTATCGATTCCGATTCCGGCCTTCCTGTTTACAGATACAGGCAAGATGCTGCGAAATTAGAAGGTGGAGAATTCAGCTTCCAAGCCCAGGCAACTTCTTGGCTTGTGCTCACCGGCGGCATTGATATCCTCAGAGCAACTATTCAAAAAAATATTCCTCCGGAAATTGCTCTGAATCCTGGAGGCACAGATCCTAATTCGGTATATTCCGATATTAAAAATAAATATCTTCCGCGGATGACTCCGAATCGAGCTCGTTTGGGCCTTAGATTCACTACAAACAAACTTTTGGGGATTTCCAAACCGTATTTCTCCGTAAACGGCACTTTTGTTCAATCCCAGTATAAGGTGGATAAATTAGAAACTCCAACCCAAGGTTATAACTTATACGATATTGGTTTTGGCGGGGAAATTCCCGGCTTAACCAATGGAACCGAATCCGCGACTTTCGACGTGGCTGTCCTGAACATTTTCGACAAAGAATATGTGAATCACCTAAGCCGCTATAAGGAATATGCGTTAAATCCGGGTACAAATGTCACTTTCAAAACGACGATCCCTTTTACTTTAATCTCGGAATGA
- a CDS encoding SRPBCC family protein has protein sequence MIFICRSEFDCNASKLFDFHAGPEGFLSLVGNSKKAEIISPPPSLEPGSKAVVRVKIFPGISFCWVALHTELDPGKRFVDIQESGPFSKFKHEHFFIQTGKNSSILEDRITCIPPWYTNHFLFEFILEKIMKSEFHARHKITASQIGCNYRTEFCGKIKSAISENLIFFK, from the coding sequence GTGATATTTATTTGTCGTTCTGAATTCGATTGTAATGCCTCGAAATTATTCGATTTTCATGCAGGCCCTGAGGGATTTTTGTCTTTAGTAGGCAATTCAAAAAAAGCAGAAATAATCTCCCCTCCTCCTTCTTTGGAACCAGGCTCAAAGGCAGTTGTCAGGGTGAAAATTTTTCCCGGGATCTCTTTTTGCTGGGTAGCCTTGCATACTGAATTAGATCCAGGAAAACGTTTCGTCGATATCCAAGAATCAGGACCTTTTTCGAAATTCAAACATGAACATTTCTTTATCCAAACAGGTAAAAATTCTTCGATCTTAGAGGATCGGATCACGTGCATCCCTCCTTGGTATACAAATCACTTTTTGTTTGAATTCATACTCGAGAAGATCATGAAAAGTGAATTCCACGCTAGGCATAAAATTACCGCAAGTCAGATCGGTTGTAATTACAGGACAGAGTTCTGCGGGAAAATTAAATCCGCAATATCTGAAAATTTAATTTTCTTCAAGTAG
- a CDS encoding tetratricopeptide repeat protein: MIFGSKILIKHLSLKFLLRNFAVLFVLSFSFSLSSKQTIDWIKEGEGALASRNYPAAYDSFREAVNLNPLSVRSRLGLADAALKLHKEKEALQSLDKVLELEPKNKRAVREKAITLAKLGRYEEAFLILKPFLEEDRYDSDLFPIYIEVQLASGKTQKASFEFHSAFSRIPKNKEVKTLEAKVEAFDGNFTKAASLRNQLEAETSDDPGIFLESGKFLLIWAEKSQGNKRDSKIAEAAEKFERSVSLHPNEEEALKLLAKTRIYFGRYQEAEEYLNRLLGLFPNSTEYLYLRSYARLKKDPASKEARTDLEKLISLDDLDPIARNRSELYALENLPEGNSLRRTLGEYRLQRYRANKNAFLYDLAWYHLIRAKELLPNRPEILVLTLEEYKRRGLFPSYFNLLLLLRDKFPDNKKYGYSVENNLEGFKTSLSYREGLVKIGEFGIQEDYGRTPPEVLVFDPDGEDFLAKHTDLPALAGKVLRHFLNSDPRIRNIDLDNIRKSESLESEPYSGAIHKSERNYSSIKNSRGENIRFVVSGKISFQDDNLRLEWSLRDHKEEKILGKFRIYAKGRDALAEATLRARDKILALLPASGKVHRVKEDSLIVNAGIIDGLKKGTTVYFFNSATLLGEGTVTEADLYTAKVVPKNQDAVLRNIAVGNKAYWKKTENPSAPSN; encoded by the coding sequence ATGATATTCGGATCCAAAATTTTAATTAAACATCTGAGCTTAAAATTTCTACTCAGGAATTTTGCGGTTCTTTTTGTTTTGTCATTCTCTTTCTCTCTTTCTTCCAAACAAACAATAGATTGGATCAAAGAAGGAGAAGGCGCATTAGCTTCCAGAAATTATCCTGCTGCCTACGATTCTTTCAGAGAAGCGGTAAACTTAAATCCACTTTCTGTTCGTTCCAGATTGGGGCTTGCAGATGCAGCATTAAAACTTCATAAAGAAAAAGAAGCATTACAATCTTTAGATAAGGTCCTCGAATTAGAGCCTAAAAACAAAAGAGCGGTCCGTGAAAAAGCGATTACACTCGCAAAATTAGGACGTTATGAAGAAGCATTTTTGATCTTAAAACCGTTCTTGGAAGAAGATAGATACGATTCCGATCTATTTCCAATCTATATAGAAGTGCAGCTTGCCTCCGGAAAGACCCAAAAAGCAAGTTTCGAATTTCATTCTGCTTTCTCCAGAATTCCTAAAAATAAAGAAGTAAAAACCTTAGAAGCAAAAGTAGAAGCATTCGACGGAAACTTTACAAAAGCTGCGTCTCTTAGAAACCAATTAGAAGCAGAAACTTCCGATGATCCCGGGATCTTTTTAGAATCCGGAAAATTCTTATTGATCTGGGCGGAAAAATCCCAAGGGAACAAACGAGATTCTAAAATTGCAGAAGCCGCTGAAAAATTCGAAAGATCCGTTTCATTACATCCAAACGAAGAAGAAGCACTTAAACTTTTAGCAAAAACCAGGATCTATTTCGGAAGATACCAAGAAGCGGAAGAATATCTAAATCGTTTACTAGGTCTATTCCCAAATTCCACGGAGTATTTATACTTACGTTCTTATGCAAGATTGAAAAAAGATCCTGCCTCCAAGGAGGCCAGAACCGATCTAGAAAAATTGATTTCCTTGGATGATCTGGATCCCATCGCAAGAAATCGCTCGGAACTTTATGCGTTAGAGAATTTACCGGAAGGAAACTCACTCAGAAGAACCTTAGGAGAATATAGGCTCCAAAGATATAGAGCGAATAAAAACGCGTTTTTATATGATCTAGCTTGGTATCATTTGATCAGAGCAAAGGAACTTCTTCCTAACCGTCCTGAAATCCTAGTATTAACATTAGAAGAATATAAAAGAAGAGGGCTTTTCCCGAGCTACTTCAACTTACTTCTGCTTTTAAGAGATAAATTCCCGGATAATAAAAAATACGGATATTCAGTAGAGAATAACCTGGAAGGTTTTAAAACTTCCTTAAGCTATAGAGAAGGCCTGGTCAAGATCGGAGAATTTGGGATCCAGGAGGATTACGGCAGAACTCCTCCTGAAGTTCTTGTATTCGATCCGGATGGAGAAGATTTTTTAGCGAAACATACGGATCTTCCCGCTTTAGCAGGAAAAGTCCTTCGCCATTTTTTAAACTCCGATCCAAGGATCCGCAATATCGATCTAGACAATATTAGAAAATCCGAAAGTTTAGAATCGGAGCCTTATTCGGGAGCCATTCACAAATCCGAACGAAACTATTCCTCTATTAAGAATTCCAGAGGTGAAAATATTCGTTTCGTTGTGAGCGGCAAAATTTCCTTCCAAGACGATAACTTACGCTTAGAATGGAGTCTTAGAGATCATAAAGAAGAGAAAATTTTAGGCAAATTTAGGATCTATGCAAAGGGCAGAGATGCTTTGGCCGAAGCCACCTTAAGGGCAAGAGACAAGATCCTGGCCCTCCTCCCTGCCAGTGGAAAAGTTCATAGAGTAAAAGAAGATTCACTGATCGTAAATGCAGGGATCATAGACGGACTCAAAAAAGGAACAACTGTGTATTTCTTCAATTCAGCTACTCTTCTTGGAGAAGGGACCGTAACCGAAGCGGATCTTTATACCGCAAAAGTGGTCCCTAAAAATCAGGATGCTGTCTTAAGAAATATCGCAGTGGGAAATAAAGCTTACTGGAAAAAGACTGAAAATCCTTCCGCTCCTTCCAATTAA